From Xiphophorus hellerii strain 12219 chromosome 20, Xiphophorus_hellerii-4.1, whole genome shotgun sequence, the proteins below share one genomic window:
- the LOC116711173 gene encoding green-sensitive opsin gives MAWDGGYEPNGTEGKNFYIPMSNKTGIVRSPYEYQQYYMVDPMIYKLLAFYMFFLICTGTPINGLTLFVTAQNKKLRQPLNYILVNLAVAGLIMCAFGFTITITSALNGYFILGPTFCAIEGFMATLGGEVALWSLVVLAIERYIVVCKPMGSFKFTGTHAAAGVISTWIMALACAAPPLFGWSRYIPEGMQCSCGPDYYTLAPGFNNESYVIYMFIVHFFIPVFLIFFTYGSLVMTVKAAAAQQQDSASTQKAEKEVTRMCVLMVLGFLVAWTPYASFAGWIFMNKGAAFTALTAALPAFFAKSSALYNPVIYVLMNKQFRNCMLSTIGMGGMVEDETSVSASKTEVSTAA, from the exons TCCCGATGTCCAACAAAACTGGCATCGTCAGAAGTCCCTACGAATACCAGCAATACTACATGGTGGACCCAATGATCTACAAGCTCCTAGCCTTCTACATGTTCTTCCTGATCTGCACTGGAACTCCCATCAATGGCCTGACGCTGTTTGTAACTGCTCAGAACAAAAAGCTACGCCAGCCTCTCAACTACATCCTGGTGAACTTGGCTGTGGCCGGACTCATCATGTGCGCCTTCGGTTTCACCATCACCATCACATCTGCTCTTAACGGTTACTTCATTCTTGGACCCACCTTCTGTGCTATTGAGGGATTCATGGCAACACTCGGAG gTGAAGTTGCTCTCTGGTCTCTGGTTGTTCTGGCTATTGAGAGATATATTGTAGTGTGCAAACCTATGGGCAGCTTCAAATTCACTGGAActcatgctgctgctggagttatTTCCACATGGATCATGGCTCTTGCTTGTGCAGCACCTCCACTTTTCGGATGGTCAAG GTACATTCCAGAAGGCATGCAATGCTCCTGTGGACCTGACTACTACACCCTGGCTCCAGGATTCAACAATGAATCTTATGTCATCTATATGTTTATTGTTCATTTCTTCATTCCTGTTTTCCTGATTTTCTTCACCTATGGAAGCCTCGTCATGACAGTCAAAGCT GCCGCAGCTCAGCAGCAGGACTCGGCTTCTACACAGAAAGCTGAGAAAGAAGTAACGCGTATGTGTGTCTTGATGGTGTTGGGCTTCTTGGTAGCTTGGACGCCATATGCATCCTTCGCTGGCTGGATCTTTATGAATAAAGGAGCAGCTTTCACGGCTCTGACTGCAGCCCTGCCTGCTTTCTTTGCAAAGAGCTCAGCCCTTTACAATCCTGTTATCTATGTCCTGATGAACAAACAG TTCCGTAACTGCATGCTCAGCACTATTGGAATGGGCGGCATGGTGGAGGACGAAACCTCAGTTTCAGCGAGCAAGACAGAAGTCTCAACTGCTGCTTAA